From Cellulomonas fimi ATCC 484, a single genomic window includes:
- a CDS encoding alpha,alpha-trehalose-phosphate synthase (UDP-forming), whose protein sequence is MPSVPADGYDLLVVANRLPVDIAVGDDGKPSWTRSPGGLVTALAPVMAGADGAWIGWGGSPDLELEPFEVDGTQLVPVPLSEADVEKYYEGFANDTLWPLYHDVIAPPTFHRQWWDAYQRVNRRFAEAAAAQAARGATVWVHDYQLQLVPRLLRELRPDLRIGYFHHIPFPPLEIFAQLPWRRQVVEGLLGADLVGFQRAGDAANFVRVVRRLTDLTTRGQVVTLTKHGRVERHVRAAAFPISIDSAAFDDLARSAAVQERAQQIRHELGDPEVLLLGVDRLDYTKGIRHRVKAYGELLEDGRLSPSTTTLVQVASPSRENVGAYQQLRDEVELLVGRINGDYGQVGHAPVQYLHQSFPMEEMAALYLAADVMLVTALRDGMNLVAKEYVAARSDDRGALVLSEFTGAADELQGAILVNPHDIDGMKDAITYAVHMDQREARKRMRRLRRRVLGHDVTAWAQEFLAVLTAVPTRSEHV, encoded by the coding sequence TTGCCATCCGTGCCCGCCGACGGCTACGACCTGCTCGTCGTCGCCAACCGACTGCCGGTCGACATCGCCGTGGGGGACGACGGGAAGCCGTCGTGGACCCGGTCGCCCGGCGGTCTCGTCACCGCCCTCGCCCCCGTCATGGCCGGCGCCGACGGCGCCTGGATCGGGTGGGGCGGCTCCCCCGACCTGGAGCTCGAGCCGTTCGAGGTCGACGGCACCCAGCTCGTCCCGGTGCCCCTGAGCGAGGCCGACGTCGAGAAGTACTACGAGGGCTTCGCCAACGACACCCTGTGGCCGCTGTACCACGACGTCATCGCGCCGCCCACCTTCCACCGGCAGTGGTGGGACGCCTACCAGCGCGTCAACCGCCGGTTCGCGGAGGCCGCCGCCGCGCAGGCCGCCCGCGGCGCGACCGTCTGGGTGCACGACTACCAGCTCCAGCTGGTCCCGCGGCTGCTGCGCGAGCTGCGGCCCGACCTGCGGATCGGGTACTTCCACCACATCCCGTTCCCGCCGCTGGAGATCTTCGCGCAGCTCCCGTGGCGCCGGCAGGTCGTCGAAGGGCTGCTCGGCGCGGACCTCGTCGGCTTCCAGCGCGCCGGGGACGCGGCGAACTTCGTGCGCGTCGTGCGGCGCCTGACCGACCTCACGACCCGGGGTCAGGTCGTCACGCTGACGAAGCACGGGCGCGTCGAGCGGCACGTGCGCGCGGCGGCGTTCCCCATCTCGATCGACTCGGCGGCCTTCGACGACCTCGCGCGCAGCGCGGCCGTGCAGGAGCGCGCGCAGCAGATCCGGCACGAGCTCGGCGACCCGGAGGTGCTGCTGCTCGGCGTCGACCGGCTCGACTACACCAAGGGCATCCGGCACCGAGTCAAGGCGTACGGCGAGCTGCTCGAGGACGGCCGCCTGTCGCCCAGCACGACGACCCTCGTCCAGGTCGCGAGCCCGAGCCGCGAGAACGTCGGCGCCTACCAGCAGCTGCGCGACGAGGTGGAGCTGCTCGTCGGGCGCATCAACGGCGACTACGGCCAGGTGGGGCACGCTCCCGTGCAGTACCTGCACCAGTCCTTCCCGATGGAGGAGATGGCGGCCCTGTACCTCGCGGCCGACGTCATGCTCGTCACCGCGCTGCGGGACGGCATGAACCTCGTCGCCAAGGAGTACGTGGCCGCCCGGTCCGACGACCGCGGCGCGCTCGTGCTCTCGGAGTTCACGGGTGCGGCCGACGAGCTGCAGGGCGCGATCCTCGTCAACCCGCACGACATCGACGGCATGAAGGACGCCATCACCTACGCGGTGCACATGGACCAGCGCGAGGCGCGCAAGCGGATGCGCCGGCTGCGACGACGCGTGCTGGGGCACGACGTCACCGCGTGGGCGCAGGAGTTCCTGGCCGTCCTCACCGCCGTCCCGACCCGGAGCGAGCATGTCTGA
- a CDS encoding serine/threonine-protein kinase translates to MERIGLTPGSDIGGYRIVAPLGSGGMGAVYRAVDGGGTAVALKMLHPHVGSDAVARDRLRREVRALQKLRHPAVAAVLDAEADSTEAFIVTELVDGDDLETHVRERGPLDAQDLLDLAEGLRAALAAVHGAGVVHRDLKPSNVLVTDDGPVLIDFGIAQAAGDAPLTSDGLVIGTPGYLAPELLDGSEPTPASDFWGWAAVLAFAATGRSPFGTRPVEAVLARARAGDADLAGIGTLTATALRGALAPEPDDRTAPEDVVAALTVAATDGDVVDEDGTATTVVSAADLTETAHVAAPVLTKGAAVAAGATAVAANDGRTRAFAADDLALADEDSDVGLDDRDGTDADGWSDDDPDAWSQDDEDDPEGVDWIQDDLDASEQPGPEGSGYVRPPARRRWGTLLACGLLVGAAGALWPGVTLVVVVVVLLVVRTFGTAVESMHARRERFGVRRSDVPVTVAAGPWHLLRATVGLVPSVVVGASVLVIVTGVVWWVLQEDRWTITGSPAGLPVQGVTASLVLGGLVLLGVLVVWWGPLSRMTRLGARRALDVVAPGRLGAFVAVVVLLVVSAVLLALVQGGQEILWWPAPEPTMP, encoded by the coding sequence ATGGAGCGGATCGGTCTGACGCCGGGGTCGGACATCGGGGGGTACCGCATCGTGGCGCCGCTCGGTTCCGGCGGGATGGGGGCCGTCTACCGGGCGGTCGACGGGGGCGGCACGGCGGTCGCGCTCAAGATGCTGCACCCGCACGTCGGGTCGGACGCCGTCGCGCGTGACCGGCTGCGCCGCGAGGTGCGTGCGCTGCAGAAGCTGCGGCACCCGGCCGTCGCGGCGGTGCTCGACGCCGAGGCGGACTCGACGGAGGCGTTCATCGTCACCGAGCTGGTCGACGGCGACGACCTCGAGACGCACGTCCGCGAGCGCGGCCCGCTGGACGCGCAGGACCTGCTCGACCTCGCCGAGGGGCTGCGCGCCGCGCTCGCGGCCGTGCACGGCGCGGGTGTCGTGCACCGCGACCTCAAGCCGTCGAACGTGCTCGTGACCGACGACGGGCCCGTGCTCATCGACTTCGGCATCGCGCAGGCGGCGGGCGACGCGCCGCTCACGTCCGACGGCCTCGTCATCGGGACGCCCGGCTACCTCGCTCCCGAGCTGCTGGACGGCTCGGAGCCGACGCCCGCGAGCGACTTCTGGGGCTGGGCCGCGGTGCTGGCGTTCGCCGCGACCGGTCGCTCGCCGTTCGGGACGCGGCCGGTGGAGGCGGTGCTGGCCCGGGCCCGCGCGGGAGACGCGGACCTCGCCGGGATCGGCACGCTCACGGCGACCGCGCTGCGGGGTGCGCTGGCTCCCGAGCCGGACGACCGCACCGCGCCCGAGGACGTCGTCGCCGCGCTCACCGTCGCCGCCACCGACGGTGACGTCGTCGACGAGGACGGCACCGCGACGACCGTCGTGAGCGCCGCCGACCTCACCGAGACCGCGCACGTCGCCGCACCGGTCCTCACCAAGGGCGCGGCCGTCGCGGCCGGCGCGACAGCCGTCGCCGCCAACGACGGGCGCACGCGGGCCTTCGCCGCGGACGACCTCGCGCTCGCCGACGAGGACTCGGACGTCGGCCTCGACGACCGCGACGGCACCGACGCCGACGGGTGGTCGGACGACGACCCGGACGCCTGGTCGCAGGACGACGAGGACGACCCCGAGGGCGTCGACTGGATCCAGGACGACCTCGACGCGTCCGAGCAGCCCGGCCCCGAGGGCTCCGGGTACGTCCGTCCGCCCGCCCGGCGGCGGTGGGGGACGCTGCTCGCGTGCGGCCTGCTCGTCGGCGCGGCGGGCGCCCTGTGGCCCGGCGTGACGCTCGTCGTCGTCGTGGTGGTGCTGCTCGTCGTGCGGACCTTCGGGACCGCGGTCGAGTCGATGCACGCGCGGCGCGAGCGGTTCGGCGTCCGCCGCTCGGACGTGCCCGTCACCGTCGCCGCCGGTCCGTGGCACCTGCTGCGCGCGACCGTCGGCCTCGTGCCGTCGGTCGTCGTGGGCGCGAGCGTGCTGGTCATCGTCACCGGCGTCGTCTGGTGGGTGCTCCAGGAGGACCGCTGGACCATCACGGGCTCGCCCGCGGGCCTGCCCGTGCAGGGCGTCACGGCGTCGCTCGTCCTGGGCGGCCTCGTGCTGCTCGGGGTGCTCGTCGTGTGGTGGGGCCCGTTGTCCCGCATGACGCGTCTCGGTGCGCGCCGAGCCCTCGACGTGGTGGCGCCCGGACGGCTCGGTGCGTTCGTCGCGGTCGTGGTGCTGCTCGTCGTCTCCGCCGTGCTGCTCGCGCTCGTGCAGGGCGGCCAGGAGATCCTCTGGTGGCCCGCGCCCGAGCCGACGATGCCCTGA
- a CDS encoding DsbA family protein, protein MPTNDPRPSKAARRDEARQKALELRKEQERKAKRTRILAISGLAVAVLGLGAVIVFIVNQNAAREAQYANVAYGAAQEGVVAPTLDDVETPAAADDNGGIPVSGGTVGDAGDADNTVVSIYFDFMCPYCGQFDQINSADLEALAQTDGVTVLYQPLSFLDEASQGTSYSTRAANALAVVADRSPEHVQKFITALYAKDTQPAEGTEGLTDEEIADLATGVGVPEDVAAAFTDTVQGSYTVQDSDGTTEREGEWRTFAPWVAAAYTSASEQMPGLTTPTILIDGEKWTGDWQTPGVLKAAVEDAAGA, encoded by the coding sequence ATGCCCACGAACGACCCCCGCCCGTCGAAGGCCGCGCGCCGCGACGAGGCCCGCCAGAAGGCGCTCGAGCTGCGCAAGGAGCAGGAGCGCAAGGCCAAGCGGACCCGCATCCTCGCGATCTCCGGCCTCGCCGTCGCCGTCCTCGGCCTCGGTGCCGTCATCGTGTTCATCGTGAACCAGAACGCCGCGCGGGAGGCGCAGTACGCGAACGTCGCCTACGGCGCCGCGCAGGAGGGCGTGGTCGCACCGACCCTCGACGACGTCGAGACGCCCGCGGCTGCCGACGACAACGGCGGCATCCCGGTGAGCGGCGGCACCGTCGGCGACGCCGGCGACGCGGACAACACCGTCGTCTCGATCTACTTCGACTTCATGTGCCCCTACTGCGGCCAGTTCGACCAGATCAACTCGGCCGACCTGGAGGCGCTCGCGCAGACCGACGGCGTCACGGTCCTCTACCAGCCGCTGTCCTTCCTCGACGAGGCGTCGCAGGGCACGTCGTACTCGACCCGCGCCGCGAACGCGCTGGCCGTCGTCGCGGACCGGTCGCCCGAGCACGTGCAGAAGTTCATCACCGCGCTGTACGCGAAGGACACGCAGCCCGCGGAGGGCACGGAGGGCCTGACCGACGAGGAGATCGCGGACCTCGCGACCGGCGTGGGTGTTCCCGAGGACGTCGCCGCGGCGTTCACCGACACCGTGCAGGGCTCGTACACCGTGCAGGACAGCGACGGCACGACGGAGCGTGAGGGTGAGTGGCGGACGTTCGCGCCGTGGGTCGCCGCGGCGTACACGTCGGCCAGCGAGCAGATGCCGGGGCTCACGACGCCGACGATCCTCATCGACGGCGAGAAGTGGACCGGCGACTGGCAGACCCCCGGCGTCCTCAAGGCCGCCGTCGAGGACGCCGCCGGCGCCTGA
- a CDS encoding GNAT family N-acetyltransferase: MADEDLRHVRTERLRLDAVGPGDVDEVFALNSDPALWTVFPSGRHTDREQTRTQVEQFAAAWDADGLGYWVARPLDGGAVLGIGGCTVRHGAVWNVYYRFATAAHGHGYAGELGRTAVEAARRVRPDLPVVAYLLRTNEPSRRVAERLGLRLVWQGPDAGNSDPTQVRLVLADRALAPAALAVVSGAP; encoded by the coding sequence GTGGCGGACGAGGACCTGCGGCACGTGCGGACGGAGCGGCTGCGGCTCGACGCCGTCGGGCCCGGGGACGTCGACGAGGTGTTCGCGCTCAACAGCGACCCCGCGCTGTGGACGGTCTTCCCGTCCGGGCGCCACACCGACCGCGAGCAGACGCGCACGCAGGTCGAGCAGTTCGCCGCCGCGTGGGACGCCGACGGGCTCGGGTACTGGGTCGCCCGGCCGCTGGACGGCGGCGCGGTGCTCGGGATCGGCGGGTGCACGGTGCGGCACGGCGCGGTGTGGAACGTGTACTACCGGTTCGCGACGGCCGCCCACGGGCACGGGTACGCCGGCGAGCTCGGTCGCACGGCGGTCGAGGCCGCCCGGCGTGTGCGCCCCGACCTGCCGGTCGTGGCCTACCTGCTGCGGACGAACGAGCCGTCGCGCCGGGTCGCCGAGCGGCTCGGTCTGCGCCTCGTCTGGCAGGGCCCGGACGCGGGCAACTCCGACCCGACGCAGGTCCGCCTGGTGCTGGCCGACCGCGCGCTGGCGCCCGCGGCGCTCGCGGTCGTGTCCGGCGCGCCCTGA
- a CDS encoding LacI family DNA-binding transcriptional regulator, translating to MPRVTLQTIADKVGVSRMTVSNAFSRPDQLSADLRRTILDAAAELGYVGPDPSARALARGTTGAIGLLLTAWVGDALRDPIAASFFGAIAEELSPTGYAVALLPGEKAARDIPLDGALVYACGGDSAALDWLVRRKLPLVFVDLEPLTGYPSILLDERTGSRLAAEHVVALGHRRVGFFTWGHQQRGALADGRDAGSDFVARNRVAGAVEVLDAAGIVPSAYEVADNTPEYVNAGARALIASPDRPTAVLCFSDLMATALLDAAAEAGLRVPEDLSVVGWDDSPLATRTRPALTTLRQDLTVKGSTAARTLLAAIEGARRGEKAPATRTVLPVDLVVRGSTGPAPRD from the coding sequence GTGCCCCGGGTGACGCTCCAGACCATCGCCGACAAGGTCGGTGTGAGCCGGATGACCGTCTCGAACGCCTTCTCGCGCCCCGACCAGCTCTCCGCCGACCTGCGGCGCACCATCCTCGACGCTGCCGCCGAGCTCGGCTACGTCGGCCCCGACCCGTCCGCGCGCGCTCTCGCCCGCGGCACCACGGGCGCGATCGGCCTGCTCCTGACCGCGTGGGTCGGCGACGCCCTGCGCGACCCGATCGCCGCGTCGTTCTTCGGCGCCATCGCCGAGGAGCTCTCCCCCACGGGCTACGCCGTCGCGCTCCTGCCGGGCGAGAAGGCCGCGCGCGACATCCCGCTCGACGGCGCCCTGGTCTACGCGTGCGGCGGCGACTCCGCGGCGCTCGACTGGCTCGTCCGCCGCAAGCTCCCCCTCGTCTTCGTCGACCTCGAGCCCCTCACCGGCTACCCGTCGATCCTGCTCGACGAGCGAACCGGCAGCCGCCTCGCGGCCGAGCACGTCGTCGCCCTCGGCCACCGCCGCGTCGGGTTCTTCACGTGGGGCCACCAGCAGCGTGGTGCTCTCGCCGACGGGCGCGACGCCGGCTCCGACTTCGTCGCCCGCAACCGTGTCGCCGGTGCCGTCGAGGTGCTCGACGCCGCCGGGATCGTGCCCAGCGCCTACGAGGTCGCCGACAACACCCCCGAGTACGTCAACGCCGGCGCCCGCGCCCTGATCGCCTCCCCCGACCGGCCCACCGCCGTGCTGTGCTTCTCCGACCTCATGGCCACCGCACTCCTCGACGCCGCCGCCGAGGCCGGCCTGCGCGTCCCCGAGGACCTGTCGGTCGTCGGCTGGGACGACAGCCCGCTCGCGACCCGTACCCGCCCCGCGCTCACGACCCTGCGCCAGGACCTCACCGTCAAGGGCAGCACCGCGGCCCGCACCCTGCTCGCCGCGATCGAGGGCGCGCGCCGAGGCGAGAAGGCCCCCGCGACCCGCACCGTCCTGCCCGTCGACCTCGTCGTCCGCGGCTCCACGGGCCCCGCCCCGCGGGACTGA
- a CDS encoding response regulator codes for MSAAPTDPVRVAVVEDQPLFRSMLERMLDDTPGLRVVAATGSVTEATRVLTPGAADVVVLDVDLPDGNGIALGVTLRRRQPDLGVLLLSAHDAMDLLLDLPQDVAAGWGYLSKTSSTSEEVLVGAVRAAAVGETVLDPALLARMAPRAGSAVSRLTDRQYDVLRLLAEGLSNAGIGARLGITEKSVQNHVNAMYATLGIDTDPSRNPRVSAALRLLAETGPV; via the coding sequence ATGAGCGCTGCCCCGACAGACCCGGTGCGCGTCGCCGTGGTCGAGGACCAACCCCTCTTCCGGTCGATGCTCGAGCGCATGCTCGACGACACGCCGGGCTTGCGCGTCGTCGCCGCGACGGGCTCGGTGACGGAGGCGACGCGTGTGCTGACCCCGGGCGCCGCGGACGTCGTCGTGCTGGACGTCGACCTGCCGGACGGCAACGGCATCGCGCTGGGCGTGACTTTGCGGCGCCGCCAGCCCGACCTGGGGGTGCTGCTGCTGTCGGCGCACGACGCGATGGACCTGCTGCTGGACCTGCCGCAGGACGTCGCGGCCGGCTGGGGCTACCTGTCGAAGACCTCCTCGACGAGCGAGGAGGTGCTGGTGGGCGCGGTGCGCGCCGCTGCGGTCGGCGAGACGGTGCTCGACCCCGCGCTGCTGGCGCGGATGGCGCCGCGCGCGGGCTCGGCCGTGTCGCGCCTGACGGACCGCCAGTACGACGTGCTGCGACTTCTCGCCGAGGGCCTGTCGAACGCGGGCATCGGTGCGCGTCTGGGGATCACCGAGAAGTCGGTGCAGAACCACGTGAACGCGATGTACGCGACGCTCGGGATCGACACCGACCCGAGCCGCAACCCCCGGGTCAGCGCGGCCCTCCGGCTGCTGGCGGAGACCGGCCCGGTCTGA
- a CDS encoding sensor histidine kinase: MSSTRPTAAGDDEPAAVVLRRAQDLRSDRVSLLRATAIVATGYAGGAALQTTYIYSRYVEGWDQVSLGSRLAANAVAVVALVLVLLAVRAHRATRLWQMALALALAAVASAVLRIGAQQLFGVYTDPDADVVEAELASGLVIAAISGAIGMWGMAARRILRARVRAAEREAVQVENAVRALEQEEVRVRREVAEGLHGTLQNKLVLVEARLDRVVARLEEGRELDDADADDLRWVRAELEQARAADVREMSRLLYPERLELGLVPAVRALLGRLPASIATQLDATDAVRAYDDPADPRLTVAERLLAVRVVEEGVTNSLKHGPASRIATSLDVRDGVLVVTVENDGELYDESTAGRASGTARMRQRLAFVGGTIRLEAGEGRGARLVARIPLGPREGEQGSPGRA, from the coding sequence ATGTCCAGCACCCGCCCCACCGCCGCCGGCGACGACGAGCCGGCCGCCGTCGTCCTGCGTCGCGCGCAGGACCTGCGCAGCGACCGGGTGAGCCTGCTGCGCGCCACGGCCATCGTCGCCACGGGCTACGCCGGCGGCGCGGCGCTGCAGACGACGTACATCTACAGCCGCTACGTCGAGGGGTGGGACCAGGTCAGCCTGGGCAGCCGGCTCGCCGCCAACGCCGTCGCCGTCGTCGCGCTCGTGCTCGTGCTGCTCGCCGTCCGGGCGCACCGCGCGACGCGCCTGTGGCAGATGGCGCTCGCCCTCGCGCTCGCCGCGGTCGCGAGCGCCGTGCTGCGGATCGGGGCGCAGCAGCTGTTCGGCGTCTACACCGACCCCGACGCGGACGTCGTCGAGGCCGAGCTCGCGTCGGGCCTGGTCATCGCCGCGATCTCCGGCGCGATCGGCATGTGGGGCATGGCCGCGCGGCGGATCCTGCGCGCGCGTGTGCGGGCCGCGGAGCGCGAGGCCGTCCAGGTGGAGAACGCTGTGCGCGCGCTCGAGCAGGAGGAGGTCCGGGTCCGTCGCGAGGTCGCCGAGGGCCTGCACGGCACCCTGCAGAACAAGCTCGTGCTCGTCGAGGCGCGGCTCGACAGGGTCGTCGCCCGCCTCGAGGAGGGGCGCGAGCTCGACGACGCCGACGCCGACGACCTGCGGTGGGTGCGCGCCGAGCTCGAGCAGGCCCGCGCCGCGGACGTGCGGGAGATGAGCCGGCTGCTCTACCCCGAGCGCCTCGAGCTCGGCCTCGTGCCGGCGGTGCGCGCCCTGCTCGGGCGGCTGCCCGCGAGCATCGCGACGCAGCTCGACGCGACCGACGCCGTGCGCGCCTACGACGACCCCGCGGACCCGCGGCTCACGGTCGCCGAGCGGCTGCTCGCGGTGCGGGTCGTCGAGGAGGGCGTGACCAACTCGCTCAAGCACGGCCCGGCGTCGCGCATCGCGACCTCGCTGGACGTGCGCGACGGCGTCCTCGTCGTCACCGTGGAGAACGACGGCGAGCTGTACGACGAGTCCACCGCCGGGCGTGCGTCGGGCACCGCGCGGATGCGGCAGCGGCTGGCGTTCGTCGGTGGCACCATCCGGCTCGAGGCGGGGGAGGGGCGGGGTGCGCGCCTCGTCGCGCGCATACCGCTGGGCCCCCGCGAGGGCGAGCAGGGGTCACCCGGACGGGCGTGA
- a CDS encoding signal peptidase I: protein MTDTTPAPGAHRARRVLRALVSVLFYAAAAVAAWFVWPTNLGGCTTLTVVSGSSMEPTYVTGDLVVSRCGAPQVGDVVVYRPHELDGARIIHRLVGGDGTTGWVVQGDNNDWTDPFTPTDEEILGVAALHVPKVGLVGRLFTSPWVWGSCMLVALGLLVWPSSRDDETDPASPDLAGAPQDRTLTPTG from the coding sequence ATGACCGACACCACGCCGGCACCCGGTGCGCACCGCGCGCGCCGGGTGCTGCGTGCGCTCGTGTCGGTCCTGTTCTACGCCGCCGCGGCCGTCGCCGCGTGGTTCGTCTGGCCGACGAACCTCGGCGGCTGCACGACGCTCACGGTCGTGTCCGGCTCGTCGATGGAGCCGACCTACGTGACGGGTGACCTCGTCGTGTCGCGCTGCGGCGCGCCGCAGGTCGGCGACGTCGTCGTCTACCGTCCGCACGAGCTCGACGGCGCCCGGATCATCCACCGCCTCGTCGGCGGCGACGGCACCACGGGGTGGGTCGTCCAGGGCGACAACAACGACTGGACGGACCCGTTCACGCCCACCGACGAGGAGATCCTCGGCGTCGCCGCGCTGCACGTGCCGAAGGTCGGGCTCGTCGGGCGCCTCTTCACGTCGCCCTGGGTCTGGGGCTCGTGCATGCTCGTCGCGCTCGGCCTGCTCGTCTGGCCGTCGTCGCGCGACGACGAGACCGACCCCGCCTCCCCGGACCTGGCCGGCGCGCCGCAGGACCGCACCCTCACCCCCACCGGGTGA
- a CDS encoding SGNH/GDSL hydrolase family protein has product MGRVSTPPDAPRWSRYVAIGDSFTEGLWDSPDGVDAPQRGWADVLAAHLSRRRVDAGVESLGYANLAIRGRLLRPILVEQVPAALALEPDLVSLVGGGNDILRPAADVDRLARDLEKAVVRLRAAGADVLLATGVDVVESPLVRATRGRVGVYNAHIWSIARRHGAHVLDLWGMRSLRDWRMWADDRIHLTSDGHARVAQAALVALGLAPDETRWDDPLTPLPPTPRLEQMRGDARWLREHVYPWATRRLRGRSSGDLRVPKRPGLAPVE; this is encoded by the coding sequence ATGGGGCGTGTGAGCACACCTCCCGACGCCCCCCGCTGGTCCCGGTACGTCGCGATCGGCGACTCCTTCACCGAGGGGCTGTGGGACTCACCGGACGGCGTGGACGCCCCGCAGCGCGGCTGGGCGGACGTCCTGGCGGCGCACCTCTCCCGCCGCCGGGTCGACGCGGGTGTCGAGTCCCTCGGGTACGCGAACCTCGCGATCCGCGGCCGGCTGCTGCGCCCGATCCTCGTCGAGCAGGTGCCCGCGGCCCTCGCGCTCGAGCCGGACCTCGTGAGCCTCGTCGGCGGCGGCAACGACATCCTGCGCCCGGCCGCCGACGTCGACCGCCTCGCGCGCGACCTCGAGAAGGCGGTCGTCCGGCTGCGCGCGGCCGGGGCGGACGTGCTGCTCGCGACCGGGGTCGACGTCGTGGAGAGCCCGCTCGTGCGCGCCACGCGTGGCCGCGTCGGCGTCTACAACGCGCACATCTGGTCGATCGCGCGACGCCACGGCGCGCACGTCCTGGACCTGTGGGGCATGCGCAGCCTGCGCGACTGGCGCATGTGGGCCGACGACCGCATCCACCTGACGTCCGACGGGCACGCCCGGGTCGCGCAGGCCGCGCTCGTCGCCCTGGGCCTCGCGCCCGACGAGACGCGCTGGGACGACCCGCTGACCCCGCTGCCCCCGACGCCGCGGCTGGAGCAGATGCGGGGCGACGCGCGCTGGCTGCGCGAGCACGTGTACCCGTGGGCGACGCGCCGCCTGCGCGGCCGGTCGTCGGGCGACCTGCGCGTGCCCAAGCGTCCGGGGCTCGCACCCGTCGAGTGA
- a CDS encoding uracil-DNA glycosylase — MHPAPLDTLVAPDWAAALAPVEPQLRAAGRFLREEVAAGHGYLPAGDAVLRAFARPLADVRVLVVGQDPYPTPGHPMGLSFSVQPDVRPVPRSLDNIFRELVQDVGVPRPTTGDLTPWADQGVMLLNRVLTVRPGAPASHRGRGWEAVTDRAIEALVERGGPLVAVLWGRDAQSLRPALGAVPRVESVHPSPLSASRGFFGSRPFSTVNRLLAEQGAPAVDWRLP, encoded by the coding sequence GTGCACCCCGCCCCCCTCGACACGCTGGTCGCCCCCGACTGGGCGGCCGCCCTCGCCCCGGTCGAGCCGCAGCTGCGCGCCGCGGGCCGGTTCCTGCGCGAGGAGGTCGCCGCCGGGCACGGCTACCTGCCGGCCGGCGACGCGGTGCTGCGGGCGTTCGCCCGCCCGCTCGCCGACGTGCGCGTCCTGGTCGTCGGGCAGGACCCGTACCCGACGCCGGGGCACCCCATGGGCCTGTCGTTCTCGGTGCAGCCGGACGTGCGGCCCGTGCCGCGCTCGCTCGACAACATCTTCCGCGAGCTCGTGCAGGACGTCGGCGTGCCGCGCCCGACGACCGGGGACCTGACGCCGTGGGCCGACCAGGGCGTCATGCTGCTCAACCGCGTGCTGACCGTCCGCCCCGGCGCCCCGGCCTCGCACCGTGGCCGCGGCTGGGAGGCGGTCACGGACCGGGCGATCGAGGCGCTCGTCGAGCGCGGCGGCCCGCTCGTCGCGGTGCTGTGGGGCCGGGACGCGCAGTCGCTGCGGCCGGCCCTCGGGGCGGTGCCGCGCGTCGAGTCCGTGCACCCCTCGCCGCTGTCGGCGAGCCGCGGGTTCTTCGGGTCGCGCCCCTTCTCCACCGTCAACCGGCTGCTCGCGGAGCAGGGCGCCCCGGCCGTCGACTGGCGCCTGCCCTGA
- a CDS encoding DUF3263 domain-containing protein: MDLVTALPAGTDPQAEQPPAGSGLSERDEQILAFERQWWKYAGAKEQAVRELFDMSATRYYQVLNALIDEPAALAHDPMLVKRLRRLRSSRQRARTARRLASDA, from the coding sequence ATGGACCTCGTGACCGCGCTCCCGGCCGGGACCGACCCGCAGGCCGAGCAGCCGCCCGCCGGCTCCGGCCTGAGCGAGCGTGACGAGCAGATCCTCGCCTTCGAGCGCCAGTGGTGGAAGTACGCCGGCGCCAAGGAGCAGGCGGTCCGCGAGCTGTTCGACATGTCCGCGACGCGGTACTACCAGGTGCTCAACGCCCTCATCGACGAGCCCGCCGCGCTGGCTCACGACCCCATGCTCGTCAAGCGGCTCCGGCGTCTGCGCTCGTCTCGTCAGCGGGCGCGTACCGCGCGTCGACTCGCGTCCGACGCCTGA
- a CDS encoding LytR C-terminal domain-containing protein — MSKADEYPYPEDEFDVPADPDAPRGVHRAPRSAWSRWWPFVAVLVLAPVLAYGAVTVWGMLNEPGSSDPGASTADEVPGDTTDDGATDDGTGEQPAEGEGTPTEPDAAPAPQPVLSTPVVVLNAAGIAGLAGQQQEKLTGAGFTAVTTGNSEGDGLTGSTVFYASEDLKATADLVGQTLGIAAVTLSADDAPDGISVVLLTDPEA; from the coding sequence GTGAGCAAGGCCGACGAGTACCCGTACCCCGAGGACGAGTTCGACGTCCCGGCGGACCCCGACGCGCCCCGCGGCGTCCACCGCGCACCGCGCTCGGCCTGGAGTCGGTGGTGGCCGTTCGTCGCCGTCCTCGTGCTCGCGCCCGTGCTCGCGTACGGCGCCGTGACCGTGTGGGGCATGCTCAACGAGCCCGGCTCGAGCGACCCCGGCGCCTCGACGGCGGACGAGGTCCCCGGCGACACCACCGACGACGGCGCGACGGACGACGGCACGGGGGAGCAGCCCGCCGAGGGCGAGGGCACCCCCACCGAGCCCGACGCCGCCCCCGCTCCGCAGCCCGTGCTGAGCACGCCCGTCGTCGTGCTCAACGCCGCCGGCATCGCCGGCCTGGCCGGGCAGCAGCAGGAGAAGCTGACCGGCGCGGGCTTCACGGCCGTGACGACCGGCAACTCCGAGGGCGACGGGCTGACCGGGTCGACCGTCTTCTACGCGTCCGAGGACCTCAAGGCGACCGCGGACCTCGTCGGGCAGACGCTCGGGATCGCGGCGGTCACCCTGTCCGCGGACGACGCCCCGGACGGCATCAGCGTCGTCCTGCTCACCGACCCCGAGGCCTGA